The Lactuca sativa cultivar Salinas chromosome 2, Lsat_Salinas_v11, whole genome shotgun sequence genome includes the window aacacaaactcatagacccacacaaactcataaactcaggcataacctaaacatgctatcctactactgtctaatcagcactatcatgcagctcaaaacacatataataggcacataaggcatcatccctagatccttagtcctaatctagcatgctgttctatcaactgataaccataacataaacttgtatgggtattttggggtacttacttgagctcggttgattgtatgcaccacaccctttttctcttttcaaagttcttttctttctgaattaattttttttcttttctaaaactgttttctttcccaaaactctctttttacaaaactgtcttttcattttgaaaacttctataccaattccccggtttgagttcagacacacccgagagcatgtccgaatccctcaaaccaaggctctgataccaacttgtaacgtcccaaaattcaaggctaaaaatttattttaataaaacattactttaagcaaattcatcatttcaaaacataaaaagagtattagtttccaaaatacatgttcgttatcagagtaaacattcccaggctgtctaatctatggtgtgtgccatgcgatcactccgagctcttccctccgctaccggaagtacctgaaaccaaaattgaaaaccgtaagcacgaagcttagtgagttccccaccctaccacataccatgcataaccacatactgcacatactgggccacacccgccatcctgggcctcgcccacgaCAACGGCCCCGCCGTTCCAGGCCTTGCCTGGCTTCGAGCCACGCTCGgttacagatctgtttcacgtaGGCCTTGCCTTtcatagggcctcgcccactaacacataatagcacataaacatatcacatcacatcacataagctaaacacatactaacggatcttgtcctaaggcctcacctatctctgggccccgcccttgtcctgctactgatgtgtcatggaaccccatccatactcctactgatggtgaggtacgggcccagcccaccctcactccttccctaacttgggcctcgcccctaatctgctgctactgagatgtggaacaccatccacactctactattggggagatacgggacctcgcccacactcacctccctaccaggcacatacaagtatcacacagacaacaagtataaactatcacataaaccattccttgggcacccgccctctatcctTGGACCTCGTCCcggatatcatactagcatactctgcctagggctaacccctgggtcttctactgataactacatgggccgacattgtggccgtagacccattcacataaagggaaactcacctgtaccggctgaactggctgatgaacccactagctgctgcacgacaactctctgaaatcctactccactcgctccccgagctaccaatatcaatgcaacactgagtctaaccgacccctgaaagacaaccaagtcaactctggtgaaagtcaaagtcctggtcaaagtcaaccctccaggtcaaccctactcgccgagtcatcctattgactcgtcgagttcatatgttcagagtccttctatatgcgactcgactcgccgagtcagtccatgactcgtcgagcctactgatttccgagtcctgacctgtccaactcaccgagtctccaatcgactcactgattcgagtctaaactcgaagggtttggggttttgcgacctgactcacagagtccaagaacagactcgctaagttgttcatccaactcgccgagttcctgcccaacttcatctgactcgacgagctgttcatcccactcgtcgagttcctcctcatcttcatgttgctcgccgagtccactcaaaggactcgccgaatCCATTCAAATGtctatacatgcagaggacttttgagtcatgcagggactccaaactgtagatctacccttcccaagcctattcctcacgtaaagttgcaagctttacgtgtagagaaggagatctaggcaaaatacaccataaactagggtttaaggcgaagaggctccataatcaactcaagggctgaaactttatgctttccaagaccaaaatacacttagatctgaagtagcaactccaaatccggcttctaactcaaatggatcactactcatggctaaaagccccaaaactcacaaccaaaatagatctaaaggaagggaaacgacttaataccttcagatgTTCAGAAATATCTTCTCAATCTCAGATCTATAGCCCCCTCCTTGCAccttcaagatccttcttccttctccaagctttaatacACTCCTCAAGACAATAATTAGCTCAAaaaatggatatggcggctagggtttggtgttttgGGTTAGAGGGgctgtaaaggaaccctaggggagagaatgaggcgcttaaataggccccaagtcccgaatttagggttttcctcgaacatacctgactcgccgagtctccttggccgactcgccgagtcggtcacttactcctcgacccggatcccgcttggactcgccgagtcccccttaaaGTTAGGCTTTTcattcctttcttggcctttaaaactttgggtgttacatagaCAATGCAGAAATGCTAGGAAATATGCATTTCAGCAGATAGAATGTACTTTAATAGAGCATTATGCCAAAACATAGAGCTATGGAGAAGACCTAAAAAGGAAAAATTTTGGATCAACAGTTAAGATGGAGGTGGATGTAACGACTGATAGAGAAACATACTTCTCAAAATTTTATGTGTGTTTAAAGGGTTTGAAGGATGGATGGATAGAGTGTTGTAGGCAAGGTTGTaaaactcgttactcggtacctgttcggccaactaccgagtagcgagtacttaGGAGTACtcagggagtactcggattcaataattcatgtagaaatatttttagggaacttatatatgtcaaaattataagttaaaatcttaagttgattgaaatatataacaaaattagatacatgtgaatacacaaaaactgaaaacacacataatggtctcactttgtgaataattactgaaaatttaagatatatatgtagtaataatcacatgtgtgtgtgctAGATAATAAAtcgttaagtatattatacatatgaaTCACCGAGTTGACTAGGTTTTACAACACTACTCAGTTCAGTAAGTGGCCGATCAGGGAGTACTCGGGATTCTATACCTCACctcggtaaggggccgagtagcgagtactcggaggagtaattggccaactcagcgagttttacaacactggttGTAGGAGGGTAATTGGAGTAGATGGTTGTTTAAGGGAATATGAAGAGGTCAGTTCCTTACAACCATTGGGAGGGATGCAAACAACCATATATATCATGTTGCATGGGCTGTGGTTGCAGTAGAAAATAAAGAAACATGGAAGTGGTTGCTTGATCTTCTAATTAATGACATTGGAATGGGAGTTGGCCATTGACTAACCATAATATCAGACCAACACAAGGTAATGTTCAAGCTTCAATTATTgttattttccatacttaatatGTTATAGCTTATGCTTTGTATGTATTTATTATAGGAATTAGTTGAAGCTGTGAAGGAAATGGTTCCAGCTGCAGAGCATAGACAATGTGCTAGGCATATATGTGCTAATTTCCAAAAAAAGATTTAAGGGGAAAATATTTAGAAAGCTGTTTTGAAAAGCTGTTGGATCTACAATTCCACAAAAATTTGAGTTCCATATAATGAAATCAAGAAGCTGGAACCACTAGCTTATGAACATTTGATGGAAAGGGACCCTAAAACAAGGTGTAAAGCATTTTATCAGGTTGATAGGAGTTGGGATGCATATGAAAATGGTGTTTCTGAAAGTTTTAACTCAGTTATTGAAGCTACTAGGAAGAAACCACTCATTAACATGTTAGAGGAAATCCAAATTTATGTAATGGAAAGGTTGTGTATATACACGACCAAAGGTCAATCTTGGGATTTAAAGATTTGTCCTTCCATAAGGTTGAAGTTGAACAAgctcaaggaacaacaaaggtAAATTATTATTGCTTATATGTTTGacatttttaatattttctaatTTCTATATGATTATGGATAGGTTTTAGCAAGTGGTACCTTCTGGGTATATGCAATTTGAGGTGAGGGTGGGGACTGATGGGTATGCTATATACCTTCATACCAGGCAATATGGATGCAAGGCATGGCAGTTACATGCATATGTTGCCATTTCAAGCCTTGATAGGGACCTTGAGGACTATGTATCATAATGGTTTACTACATCAATGTATGCAAGTTGTTATAAGTATAACATTAGGCCACTGAACTGTAGTGCTTTGTGTCCTAAAGTGGATTACACTAAACCATTGCCCCCTAAAAATGGGTACCTAGAAGACCAACAATGAAAAGGAAAAGAGATCGGGTTGAAAGAGAAGCTAATGGAATGAGGCATACAGTCTCAAAAAAGGGAATGATCATTAGATGTACCATTTTTAGGGAAAGAGGAcatcattgtcacacccccaaaccgaaatggcggaaacgttggggggtgaaggacgtcatgtatagtatcacaaaaattgcatcatagtaattaaagtaaacacaaccattacattaagatATGAATCTTTACATCTGTTTgatacatagtttgtatacatcaaaagtataacaaaatataaaagacgtgactctatacactccgtcttctcaaaagcttgcGAGAGTACCTGTCCACTAATTTTCTAAGAATACAAGCGATTTcgaaagagtatcaacattaagctggtgaattcataagtatgtttttgtaGTGAAAACCTATCATTGAATTCCGTAAAAATGTTTTATCCAATATTTTGTAACATATATGTTTGTTACTATGTTCTGTAGTAGTGTATAATGTATTAATTCGTATGCCTGGTTACCACTAGCTGTATTGTATAtcgttgttttgaatgaaaaacccTTTATATAAAAACCCTGGCTATTACCAGTAATGTATAgaatgttctgtttgaaaaccttaGTTACCACCAATATATATAaaatgttctgtttgaaaaccctggttaccaccaatATGTATAACAGtttcattacttaaaataaaaccatgtattATATCCCCTGTAATCCTCTAGTAGTGTATAGTAGTtctattagttaaaataaaactaatgaagaatgaaatcccgtaaacaaaggttagtttatactattatgagtcgtataaccatgcttgatatgacctagaaacctttacgacgttcttcaagtgtcggatatatgacatttgtcaccccagacatgcctgcctaactgtaacCAGTAGTtcaagtgtgggattgtcagtcccgaatgaATCTATTAacaaatctcatgctctccctccaggagactcttgttatactatgataggatttagtTCAGTACACCAAAGGGTACAGTTTTGAAGTAGAGTCTCATAATTCTGTATAATCTAGTTTATGTACAGTTCTGTGTTGATCTATTGTATTAACCCGTGTGTATACTTTATAGAGTAATAATTACACCTAAATAATTATGTAATAGAGTATCCTTGTTACCCGAGAGTATCATAAACTAAGtttgtcatagtttatatgtttaacAATGTATAAACTCTAACTTTGTAATGTTGTATTTTGAAACcccaaactatacatattatagtttgcatgaatATTATGTATTCGGTTCATGAATtgatctgaaaactatgcaatttagTAGTAAGTCGAAAACGTCgattatgctcagcataatacaaaagggataaaatatctaagtATTCTATGAAAAGTGGAAATCGTATGACTATATTCATTGCATCAGTTTTAAGTGCTTAGAAATCCTTTGTATAAATTCACAAATTATTTgtgtttgacttgtattctccctcCGAAAACATTAAAATCGTAAaagtataggggtatgaactcactgttagtTGCATGAAAGGTCGAACAATGAAACTAAAATGAAGACCCTCGGATTGATGTACACAGCACTTAACGGGATCCTAATAacaataaaatacatatatgtattttattagcAAAACTATTATCTATAGTGTTggaaaaacacttgcttttggtttaggaatgttaccgggacttgaTTGAATCGAGGAAAGCGGGTTTTCAGTCAAGTTCACCACTTGGAGAGGGTTTGCGACCGTGAagaggtttacggccgtgaacagcctcttgaagggtttacggccgtgaactgtgTTCTTGAAGgaattatgaatttttgaagggtttacgaccatgaACGGTTTACGGcccttgaaggtttgaagatttgaagggttcTCGGTCGTGAACTCAAGAACAACGATGCTTGATCCGATGAAAAACACGTTTTAGATATTCCACAATAATGCCTAAAGGTGATTCTTGatgatttttggaagaaaagagggtattttggtatttgcggcaaagaagttagagagagaatggGGAGTTTTCAGCTAGAAAAGTGTAAATGAGGGTAGGAATCATGTATAtataccgggggggggggggggttcatggtcggtggtggggtgcACTAACCGTGaactagtttacggtcgtaaacaccagTTAGGCCGGAAACTGCTGATTTTTTAAGGAAATTCGGGTTTTCGTGCAATTTTTGGTTCCGCCtcgtatataaatttaattatataaaatataaatgattttccaaaccatAGAAATTTAACGGAACAAataaaaatgtgaaatttattTAACAGAAAATGGATAACTTTAACGGAAAAATGTTCGGGTTTTCACAATAACTGATCAACATGTTCTCAAAGACCAAATGATGTACCATATACTTCAGTTTCTAAAAAAAGATACCtaagaaacaaggtatggtgcTAACTTATCTAATATATTACACGTGTGTGTTATTGTTGAACTTTTTCCCTCTTACAGGTAAAGTTGATGTTCAAGTAGACCTTGAAGATGAATTGGAAGTGGAACATGCAGTTATGTTTGAAAGTGAAAGTGATAGTGACTTTGAAAGTGATGTGGAAGCTAACATTGAAGTTCCTGATGTTGATGTTCCTGAAGTTGATGTGGAGGCTAACATTGAAGTTCCTAAAGTTGATGTTGAGGCTAAGATTGAAGTTCATGAAGTTCCTGAAGTAGATGTTAACATTGAAGTTCCTTTAGTTCAAGATAACATTGAAGAAGATATTCAAGATGAAGTGGAGCATGAAATTCAAGTTAACATTCAAGAAGAAGTTCAAGATATTGTGGAAAAGGAAAATCAAGACAATGCAGAAATTCAAGTTAGGAAGAGGACAATAAAAAGTTCAAAAAGAATTACAAAGATTATGCTAAGGAAGAACATAGGGAGGAAAGAGGGAAGCAGTAATGAACACCCACTGGAGATTTGAATTTAATGTCTTGTTTTGGTATGCATGTTTTGGAATCTTGGGTCTTGTAATAGCTTTTGGCACAATAGGACAAACTTGACACATCTTTTGGAATATTTTGGTACTTTAACATCTTAGGTCCTGTATGTTTGGAAATATTTTGGTACTTTAACATCTTTATTTAAGTACATGTTTATTTAGATGTTTGTATACATTACATTTTATTGTCTTTAATGGTAATGATATTTGTAATGTTTATAATGCCATTTGTGTTCCCTGTCTTTAACATCTTTTCCCCAAGTTCATTTACATGTTTGTATACAATTTGATCATAATACATCAAGTATTAAACATTAAACTTTAGTCATGATGCATCAAAATTATGCTACATTAACCCAAACACATGCTTTAGTCATAACTTTCATTGCATACAAAACTTCATGAAGTACATGATTTAGTCAGAATACATCAAATAGGATACAAAGAACACATCAAACTTTAAAAACTACATCTTTAACATATAAGAAAAATAACACAAACAATGCAACGTTATGAGTAAACAACTTCCACTTGATTTTGTCCGGTTCTTATCTGAAAACCAAATCACAGTTCTTTTCTTCTTCCAACTTCTTCTTGCATATACTAATTTTGTTTTCCGAATTTCCATCCTTCAATGTTAGGTTGTAGATTTTTCCCAAACACTATTCTTCTGTACTTCATACTCATCCTCTTCTAGCCATTCCCAGAAATTACATTTTGGAGTTCTTGCACTCTTAAGGAAAGGATACAAAAATTTAAATTgaagagaagatgaagaagaagatttagTTAGGGatgattaaaaaaacatatttaccaGATAGTTTTGACAAACTCAAAAAAAATTTCGTGGATTTTCGGGTGTTCTCGAAATCTTCACACACATCGGCTTGTCATACTTAGATGGATGATTAGCTTGCAATTGACATTGCATTTGGATGAGGCAGATGAAGCAGAAGAAGAAGCTCTTGTCGATCTAGGGCTGTAACGACaaatgaaacaaataacaccctttatataatgAGGTGATGTGTATGCCATGTAATTTCTTTTCCCTTTATTTTAAATGAGTTAATTTGAGTTATCGGTTAAAATGAAGGTTAGCCGATAATATTGGTATaattaaaacagttaaaacaagttagttgcttt containing:
- the LOC111905159 gene encoding uncharacterized protein LOC111905159, with amino-acid sequence MKRKRDRVEREANGMRHTVSKKGMIIRCKVDVQVDLEDELEVEHAVMFESESDSDFESDVEANIEVPDVDVPEVDVEANIEVPKVDVEAKIEVHEVPEVDVNIEVPLVQDNIEEDIQDEVEHEIQVNIQEEVQDIVEKENQDNAEIQVRKRTIKSSKRITKIMLRKNIGRKEGSSNEHPLEI